From a region of the Mycobacterium sp. SMC-8 genome:
- a CDS encoding AAA family ATPase, whose translation MTDDFDPLSRMVDGHWLDRQDFPPLEWSVEGIVPEGLILLVAPPKAGKSWLVAGLGLACQSGGVALGRIRVGRRPVLYLALEDGYRRLQSRFRRLLGESNPIPAISLVTSAKALEVVPMMTAFLERHQGQKPLIILDTLGKVRPPRPAGADAYSVDYAIGSQLKAVIDSSPGASMLLVHHSRKAESPDFVDSVSGTQGIAGSVDAVLVLNRKRHSDEAILSITGRDVEERELALKAEGGVDWRLDGSDLSSAARTAQSRRESASLGERTLEVLSLVDLTGKITPHEVAEKLGIENKAAGQYLARLAKEGRIEKGTRGVYHSIITEESEETEENAGQVVSLFPHASALGEETTPGEETETDPHQSIPHIPRFHHSFKLCGCGADLKPENTTGLCAECSFIARQSAISSQLNNLENGHGS comes from the coding sequence GTGACCGATGACTTCGATCCGCTGTCAAGAATGGTTGACGGGCACTGGCTGGATCGCCAAGATTTTCCGCCGCTGGAATGGTCTGTAGAAGGCATAGTGCCAGAAGGGCTCATCCTCTTGGTTGCCCCACCAAAGGCCGGGAAGTCATGGCTCGTCGCAGGACTCGGCCTCGCATGCCAATCCGGCGGTGTCGCATTGGGCAGAATCCGCGTAGGCCGTCGCCCTGTGCTGTATCTGGCACTGGAGGACGGGTACAGGCGACTCCAAAGTCGGTTCCGGCGCCTTCTAGGTGAAAGCAACCCGATCCCGGCCATCTCTCTGGTCACCTCCGCTAAAGCGCTGGAAGTAGTCCCGATGATGACCGCGTTCCTGGAGCGGCACCAAGGACAGAAGCCGCTGATCATTTTGGACACGCTGGGGAAAGTTCGCCCTCCGCGACCAGCAGGGGCAGACGCCTATTCCGTTGACTATGCGATTGGCTCGCAACTCAAAGCGGTCATCGACAGCAGCCCCGGCGCTTCGATGCTGCTCGTCCACCACAGCCGAAAGGCGGAGTCACCTGACTTCGTTGACAGTGTCAGCGGCACACAGGGAATCGCAGGGTCAGTCGATGCAGTGCTCGTTCTCAACCGGAAGCGTCACTCCGACGAAGCCATCCTCAGCATTACGGGGCGTGATGTCGAAGAGCGTGAGCTCGCCCTCAAAGCCGAAGGGGGAGTGGATTGGCGTCTGGACGGATCGGACCTCTCGTCTGCCGCTCGAACCGCCCAGAGTCGGCGGGAGTCAGCGAGTCTCGGAGAGCGAACTCTCGAGGTGCTGTCCCTGGTCGACCTCACCGGCAAGATCACCCCACACGAGGTGGCCGAGAAGCTCGGGATCGAGAACAAGGCGGCGGGGCAGTATCTCGCGCGCCTGGCGAAAGAGGGGCGGATCGAGAAGGGCACCCGCGGGGTCTACCACTCGATAATCACTGAAGAAAGCGAAGAAACCGAAGAAAACGCTGGTCAGGTAGTAAGTCTGTTTCCTCACGCGTCGGCACTGGGTGAAGAAACGACCCCAGGTGAAGAAACAGAAACCGACCCTCACCAGTCAATTCCTCACATTCCTCGCTTTCATCACTCTTTCAAGCTCTGTGGATGCGGAGCTGATCTGAAGCCAGAGAACACCACGGGACTCTGCGCGGAATGCAGCTTCATTGCCCGACAATCCGCCATCAGTTCCCAGCTGAACAACCTGGAGAACGGACACGGATCATGA
- a CDS encoding IS3 family transposase (programmed frameshift), with amino-acid sequence MVADLRSDTVSEWEAMGRVADLLGVGTAETVRKWVRQAEIDAGDRAGQTSEESEVLRKLRRENAELKRANAILKAASGFLRCRARPAVSVVVEFISAHQHMRVGADGLKWGVESMCAVLSEFGVVIAPSTYYAHRARRGPSKADWTDAQVIDAIWRLRRSNKLFAVLGARKTWIVLRTNGLDVSRCVVERVMREMGWRGACKRRRVRTTIADPAATRAPDRVARHFVAGAPDRLWVADFTYCRTRAGWAYTAFVTDVYARKIVGWKVATEMTQKLVTDAINHAIDTRKRSGATFLDDLIHHSDAGSQYTAVAFTEHLAAEGILPSVGSVGDSFDNALAESVNSSYKTELIDHQPPYPGAADLSLATAEWVAFYNRQRPNGYCQDLTPDRAEALYYHRQRHPHTEEALR; translated from the exons ATGGTGGCCGATCTGCGCAGCGACACGGTCTCGGAGTGGGAGGCGATGGGCCGGGTTGCTGATCTGCTGGGCGTCGGTACCGCCGAGACGGTGCGCAAATGGGTCCGCCAGGCCGAGATCGACGCCGGAGATCGGGCTGGGCAGACCAGCGAGGAATCCGAGGTCCTGCGCAAGCTGCGCCGGGAGAACGCCGAACTCAAGCGGGCCAACGCGATTTTGAAGGCGGCGTCGG GTTTTCTTCGCTGCCGAGCTCGACCGGCCGTCTCAGTAGTCGTGGAGTTCATCAGCGCCCACCAGCACATGCGTGTGGGCGCTGATGGTCTCAAGTGGGGTGTCGAGTCGATGTGCGCCGTGCTCTCGGAGTTCGGCGTCGTGATCGCCCCGTCGACGTATTACGCCCACCGCGCCCGCCGTGGCCCCTCGAAGGCGGACTGGACTGATGCGCAGGTGATCGACGCCATCTGGCGGCTGCGCCGATCCAACAAGCTGTTCGCGGTTCTGGGTGCCCGTAAGACGTGGATTGTGTTGCGTACCAACGGACTCGATGTCTCACGGTGTGTTGTGGAGCGGGTCATGCGGGAGATGGGTTGGCGGGGTGCGTGCAAGCGCCGCCGGGTGCGCACCACCATTGCTGATCCGGCAGCAACGCGAGCTCCGGATCGGGTCGCGCGGCATTTCGTCGCCGGCGCGCCGGACCGTTTGTGGGTGGCCGATTTCACGTACTGCCGGACCCGTGCCGGCTGGGCCTACACAGCGTTCGTGACCGACGTCTACGCCCGCAAGATCGTAGGCTGGAAGGTGGCCACCGAGATGACCCAGAAGCTGGTGACCGATGCGATCAACCACGCCATAGATACCAGGAAGCGTTCTGGTGCAACATTTTTGGATGATCTGATCCATCACAGCGATGCGGGCTCTCAATATACGGCGGTAGCGTTCACTGAACACTTGGCCGCTGAAGGGATCCTGCCCTCAGTCGGATCGGTGGGCGATAGCTTCGACAACGCCTTGGCCGAATCGGTGAACAGCAGCTACAAGACCGAACTCATCGACCACCAGCCGCCGTATCCCGGTGCCGCCGACCTCTCGCTGGCAACCGCCGAATGGGTGGCTTTCTACAACCGGCAGCGACCGAATGGCTACTGCCAGGACCTGACTCCGGACCGGGCCGAAGCCCTCTATTACCATCGCCAACGGCACCCTCATACCGAGGAGGCACTCAGATAA
- the istA gene encoding IS21 family transposase: MRSRVELFEKIRKDRRREGLSIRELADRHGTHRRTVRQALADAVPPPRKAYPARPRPAIDEWVSVIDAWLIADKQAPRKQRHTARRIWQRLVAEHGATCAEVTVSRYVARRRVELGLDQQEVSVPQAHEAGAEAEVDFGEFYATIAGLVVKCWMFVMRLSHSGKAFHVAFATQAQEAFLEGHVLAFEYFGGVPARIRYDNLKPAVIRVLKGRDRTESERFTALRSHYGFDSFFCRPGVEGAHEKGGVEGEIGRFRRRHLVPVPTVASLAELNEVIAAADVLDDDRVITGRPITVGAAFAAEAAALMGLPAEGFDCARLLHARVDNRARVSVRQCFYSVPARYAGRRLPVRLAARSVEIYDGPRLVARHERAAGRYVEVLALDHYLEVLATKPGALPGATALAQAKARGVFTTSHQRYWDAARTARGDAKGTRALITVLLAHRSLPTAALITAMDRAVTSGCLDPEAVIIEARRDTTPQAPIAAIGALARYDRPAPSLTDYDDLLTGSDS; this comes from the coding sequence ATGCGGTCACGCGTGGAGCTGTTCGAGAAGATCAGGAAGGACCGGCGGCGCGAGGGCTTGTCGATCCGTGAGTTAGCAGATCGCCATGGCACCCATCGGCGGACGGTGCGCCAGGCACTCGCTGATGCGGTGCCCCCGCCGCGCAAGGCCTATCCGGCGCGGCCCCGGCCGGCGATCGATGAGTGGGTGTCGGTGATCGACGCCTGGCTGATCGCCGACAAGCAGGCTCCGCGCAAGCAACGCCACACCGCTCGGCGGATCTGGCAGCGTCTGGTCGCCGAGCATGGGGCTACGTGTGCGGAGGTGACGGTGTCGCGGTATGTCGCGCGTCGGCGGGTCGAGTTGGGCCTGGACCAGCAGGAGGTGTCGGTCCCGCAGGCCCATGAGGCCGGTGCCGAGGCGGAGGTCGATTTCGGTGAGTTCTACGCCACGATCGCCGGTCTGGTGGTGAAGTGCTGGATGTTCGTGATGCGACTGTCCCACTCGGGCAAAGCATTTCACGTCGCGTTCGCCACCCAGGCCCAGGAGGCGTTCCTGGAGGGCCACGTCCTGGCGTTCGAGTACTTCGGTGGGGTGCCGGCCCGGATCCGGTATGACAACCTCAAACCGGCGGTGATCCGGGTCCTCAAAGGTCGCGACCGTACCGAGTCTGAACGGTTCACCGCGCTGCGCAGTCACTACGGGTTCGACTCGTTCTTCTGCCGCCCAGGCGTCGAGGGAGCGCATGAGAAGGGCGGTGTGGAAGGTGAGATCGGCCGGTTCCGGCGACGCCACCTCGTCCCGGTCCCCACGGTCGCCTCCCTGGCCGAGCTCAACGAGGTGATCGCCGCTGCCGACGTCCTCGACGACGACCGGGTGATTACCGGGCGCCCGATCACTGTCGGGGCGGCGTTCGCCGCCGAGGCCGCTGCGTTGATGGGGCTGCCGGCTGAGGGGTTCGACTGCGCGAGGCTGCTGCACGCGCGGGTTGATAATCGGGCCAGAGTGTCTGTGCGGCAATGCTTCTACTCCGTGCCGGCCCGCTACGCCGGGCGGCGTCTACCGGTGCGTCTGGCCGCCCGCAGCGTCGAGATCTATGACGGTCCCCGGTTGGTGGCCCGCCACGAACGTGCCGCCGGACGCTACGTCGAAGTCCTCGCCCTGGACCACTACCTGGAGGTCCTGGCCACCAAACCTGGGGCGCTGCCCGGGGCGACCGCCCTGGCCCAGGCCAAGGCCCGCGGCGTGTTCACCACCAGCCATCAGCGGTACTGGGATGCCGCCCGCACCGCCCGCGGCGACGCCAAGGGCACCCGCGCTCTGATCACCGTGCTGCTGGCGCACCGCAGCCTGCCGACGGCCGCGCTGATCACCGCGATGGACCGCGCGGTCACCTCCGGATGCCTGGATCCCGAGGCGGTGATCATCGAAGCCCGCCGCGACACCACCCCGCAGGCGCCGATCGCTGCGATCGGTGCCCTGGCCCGCTACGACCGGCCCGCACCCTCGCTGACCGACTACGACGACCTGCTGACCGGAAGTGACTCATGA
- a CDS encoding helix-turn-helix domain-containing protein codes for MAQIDQPTRMLYDRRSAAETLSTSERRIDELRRAGKLPSVRDGRQYKYRHDDLQRYVDSLATFETGTGR; via the coding sequence ATGGCGCAAATCGACCAACCCACAAGGATGCTCTACGACCGACGGTCCGCCGCCGAGACGCTCTCCACCTCCGAACGCCGCATCGACGAACTACGGCGAGCCGGCAAGCTCCCCTCCGTTCGAGATGGAAGGCAGTACAAATACCGGCACGACGACCTCCAGCGCTATGTGGACTCGCTCGCTACGTTCGAGACGGGGACAGGTCGATGA
- the istB gene encoding IS21-like element helper ATPase IstB gives MTNTTRHTVTDQAAVAAIEQGARMLRLPTIRDRFAEIAAAAEREQQSYLGFLSELMIAECEDRDRRRAQRRIHDAGFPRPKRLDEFSFEANPAINPAVIGTLATCAWVKAGEPLCLIGDSGTGKTHLLIGLGTTAAEAGYRVRYTLASKLVNELVEAADEAHLSKLITRYGRVDLLLIDELGYLQLDRRGAELLFQVLTEREERASVAIASNEPFSAWTKTFTDPRLCAAIVDRLTFAGQIIETGTTSYRLAHARTRRTSTAQ, from the coding sequence ATGACCAACACGACACGTCACACCGTCACCGATCAGGCCGCGGTCGCGGCCATCGAACAAGGTGCCCGGATGTTGCGGCTGCCCACCATCCGTGACCGCTTCGCCGAGATCGCCGCCGCGGCCGAACGTGAACAGCAGTCCTATCTGGGGTTCTTATCGGAGCTGATGATCGCCGAATGCGAGGACCGGGATCGCCGCCGGGCGCAGCGCCGCATTCATGACGCCGGGTTCCCTCGGCCAAAGCGGCTCGACGAGTTCAGCTTTGAGGCCAACCCCGCGATCAACCCCGCAGTCATCGGCACCCTGGCCACCTGCGCCTGGGTCAAAGCCGGGGAACCCTTGTGCTTGATCGGCGACTCCGGGACCGGCAAAACTCACCTGCTGATCGGATTGGGAACCACCGCCGCCGAAGCCGGCTACCGCGTCCGCTACACCCTGGCCAGCAAGCTGGTCAATGAACTCGTCGAGGCCGCCGACGAGGCCCACCTGAGTAAGTTGATCACCCGCTACGGTCGGGTGGATCTGCTGCTCATCGATGAGCTGGGCTATCTGCAATTGGACCGCCGCGGTGCGGAGTTGCTGTTCCAGGTGCTCACCGAGCGCGAGGAACGCGCCTCGGTGGCGATCGCGTCCAACGAGCCGTTCTCCGCGTGGACCAAGACCTTCACCGACCCGCGACTGTGTGCGGCCATCGTCGACCGGTTGACCTTCGCCGGGCAGATCATCGAAACCGGCACCACCTCCTACCGACTCGCCCATGCCCGCACCCGCCGCACCAGCACCGCGCAGTAA
- a CDS encoding site-specific integrase produces MTTRNERAGIDDRWHKRVKAPDGAMRTERSAVYGKVSRWRVRWVDASGAERTKSFQRKPDAQAYLNGLTADVQRGEYVDPRKSAETFGSVAEQWFATKQHRKPKTVAGYRSLLDTVVLPKWESVQLKRINYESYSTWLGALSVDGGQRGTGLSASRITQAHQLVGAVLKYAQRTGKVAKNVAFEIKRDEDLPEQGERERRYLTHAELLMLAKAADRFETLTLVLGYCGLRFGEAVALRRRHVGDRMLTVRSSATAVTGKGIVESTTKTKRDRHVPVPEPVWKKLKAELPADPNALVFPSRKGGFLPLGEYRWAFDNACADIGIDGLVPHGLRHTTASLAISAGANVKVVQRLLGHATAAMTLDRYGHLLNDDLSGVADALGKAIDSTAVLLRYSEHRDEAERA; encoded by the coding sequence ATGACGACTCGAAACGAGCGAGCGGGAATTGACGACCGCTGGCACAAACGAGTCAAGGCGCCGGACGGCGCGATGCGCACTGAGCGGTCTGCGGTATATGGCAAGGTGTCGCGATGGCGTGTCAGGTGGGTTGACGCCAGTGGAGCCGAGCGCACCAAGAGTTTCCAGCGTAAGCCGGATGCGCAGGCCTACCTAAATGGGCTGACCGCCGATGTGCAGCGCGGCGAGTATGTCGATCCGCGGAAGAGTGCGGAGACTTTCGGATCGGTGGCCGAGCAGTGGTTCGCCACCAAACAGCACCGCAAGCCGAAAACCGTTGCCGGATATCGCTCGTTGCTCGACACTGTGGTGCTGCCGAAGTGGGAAAGTGTTCAGCTGAAAAGAATTAATTACGAATCATATTCAACGTGGCTAGGGGCGCTGTCAGTCGACGGCGGGCAACGCGGAACCGGCCTGTCGGCAAGTCGGATCACCCAAGCTCATCAGCTGGTAGGCGCTGTCCTGAAGTACGCCCAACGGACTGGCAAGGTGGCGAAGAACGTCGCGTTCGAGATCAAGCGGGACGAAGATCTTCCCGAGCAAGGCGAGCGTGAGCGGCGCTATCTGACCCATGCCGAGCTGCTAATGCTGGCGAAGGCTGCTGATCGGTTCGAGACGCTGACGCTCGTTCTCGGGTACTGCGGACTGAGGTTCGGCGAAGCCGTTGCGTTGCGCCGCCGGCATGTGGGGGATCGGATGCTGACGGTGCGCTCGTCCGCAACAGCCGTCACCGGTAAGGGCATCGTGGAGTCAACGACTAAGACGAAGCGGGATCGTCACGTGCCTGTGCCCGAACCGGTTTGGAAAAAGCTAAAGGCCGAGCTGCCCGCCGACCCCAACGCGCTGGTCTTTCCCAGCCGAAAGGGCGGGTTCCTTCCACTTGGCGAATACCGCTGGGCGTTCGACAACGCGTGTGCTGATATCGGCATCGACGGGCTGGTACCGCACGGGCTGAGACACACCACGGCGTCACTGGCGATCAGTGCAGGCGCTAACGTCAAGGTCGTGCAGAGACTGCTTGGGCACGCGACCGCCGCGATGACGCTCGACCGCTACGGCCATCTTCTCAATGACGATTTGAGCGGTGTGGCGGACGCCCTGGGGAAGGCTATCGACAGCACTGCGGTATTACTGCGGTATTCAGAGCATCGTGACGAGGCGGAAAGGGCCTAA
- the istB gene encoding IS21-like element helper ATPase IstB: MTTTATTKPATADAAAQASIGAAARELHLPTVRTEAARLAEIADRERHTHLRYLAEVLAAEVDDRTERRRARRINDAKFPRLKRLAEFNIDAVPGITPALLGQLAAGHYMDAGEPVVLLGDSGTGKSHLLIGLGLAACEQGRRVRYVTTAQLVNELVEAADERILSRVVARYGRLDLLCLDELGYVQIDPRGAELLFQIITEREERASVAIATNLPFSEWGTVFPDPRLVAAIVDRVTFNAHILETGTKSYRLRTSKTATRAKRAD; this comes from the coding sequence ATGACCACCACCGCCACCACCAAGCCGGCGACCGCTGATGCCGCCGCGCAAGCCTCCATCGGCGCCGCGGCACGCGAACTGCACCTGCCCACGGTGCGCACCGAAGCCGCCCGCCTGGCCGAGATCGCCGACCGGGAACGCCACACCCATCTGCGCTACCTCGCCGAGGTGCTGGCCGCCGAAGTCGACGACCGCACTGAACGGCGCCGCGCCCGGCGCATCAACGACGCCAAGTTCCCGCGGCTGAAACGGTTGGCGGAGTTCAACATTGACGCCGTACCCGGCATCACCCCGGCGCTGCTGGGGCAGCTGGCCGCCGGGCATTACATGGATGCCGGCGAGCCGGTTGTGCTGCTCGGGGACTCCGGAACCGGCAAATCGCATCTGCTCATCGGGCTGGGGCTGGCGGCCTGCGAGCAGGGCCGTCGAGTCCGATACGTCACCACCGCGCAACTGGTCAACGAACTCGTCGAAGCCGCCGACGAGCGCATCCTGTCCCGGGTCGTTGCCCGCTACGGACGCCTGGATCTGCTCTGTCTCGATGAACTCGGATACGTCCAAATCGACCCTCGCGGAGCAGAACTGCTGTTCCAGATCATCACCGAACGCGAAGAACGCGCGTCCGTGGCGATTGCCACCAACCTGCCGTTCAGCGAGTGGGGCACCGTCTTCCCCGACCCCCGCCTCGTTGCTGCCATCGTCGACCGCGTCACCTTCAACGCCCACATCCTCGAAACCGGCACCAAGTCCTACCGACTACGCACCAGCAAAACCGCCACCCGAGCCAAACGCGCCGACTGA
- a CDS encoding site-specific integrase — protein sequence MSNGARQQLPPQIKKMSVRDRTSGKAVVRYQVTVDAGVDPETGKRRQIRRRFTSEKDARTELAKVQGGVTSGEYVHPSKLTVDQACEAWLLSKHALKPSTLRGHRVSLQPLRDELGTVPVQKLSKADLDGLVGRLRKGDVRGRRAWSARSCNYMLYLCSAVLADQVSQGNVVRNVASLVDRVAGDAQQYRTLTEAEVFQILDHDCRDRHLWTLALYGLRRGEIAGLKWSSVNLTDKPKGSGKSALPAYHVRVEENRVVVGRTIESGTPKSVQSRRSLPMPPEVVDVLKAARKRQSEERLRFGEGYSVNEYVSVDETGKPYHPNLLTFRWGKMLDELKIDRVRLHDARHSCATLMHLRGVPIAVIAAWLGHASAAFTLSVYAHSQDEALQAAGASFSRVVTTRDTEAGP from the coding sequence ATGAGTAACGGCGCGCGGCAACAATTGCCGCCACAGATCAAGAAGATGTCGGTGCGTGACCGCACGAGCGGCAAAGCTGTTGTGCGCTATCAAGTCACGGTTGATGCAGGGGTGGACCCTGAGACGGGTAAGCGCCGTCAGATTCGTCGTAGGTTCACATCTGAAAAGGATGCCCGGACCGAGCTGGCGAAGGTGCAGGGCGGCGTGACTTCAGGTGAGTATGTGCACCCGAGCAAGCTCACCGTTGATCAGGCGTGTGAAGCATGGTTGTTGTCGAAGCATGCCCTCAAGCCGTCCACGCTGCGCGGGCATCGGGTATCACTGCAGCCGTTGCGCGACGAACTAGGCACGGTTCCGGTGCAGAAGTTGTCAAAGGCCGACCTCGACGGCTTAGTGGGCCGACTTCGCAAAGGTGATGTCAGAGGTCGCCGCGCGTGGTCGGCTCGCTCGTGCAATTACATGCTGTATCTCTGCTCCGCGGTGCTCGCTGACCAGGTTTCGCAAGGAAACGTGGTGCGCAACGTCGCCAGTCTCGTCGACCGTGTGGCTGGGGACGCTCAGCAATACCGCACCCTCACCGAAGCCGAAGTGTTTCAGATTCTGGACCACGATTGCCGAGACCGGCACCTCTGGACGCTCGCGCTTTACGGGCTCAGAAGAGGTGAAATAGCCGGCCTCAAGTGGTCAAGCGTCAATCTCACCGATAAGCCGAAAGGATCGGGCAAGAGCGCACTCCCCGCGTATCACGTGCGAGTTGAAGAGAATCGCGTTGTCGTCGGCAGAACGATTGAATCGGGGACGCCGAAGTCAGTTCAGAGTCGGCGCTCATTGCCGATGCCGCCGGAGGTTGTCGACGTGCTCAAGGCTGCGCGCAAGCGTCAGTCGGAGGAACGGCTGCGGTTCGGGGAAGGGTACTCGGTGAACGAGTACGTGTCCGTTGACGAGACGGGGAAGCCGTATCACCCGAACCTGCTGACGTTCCGGTGGGGCAAGATGCTCGATGAGCTGAAAATCGACCGCGTCAGACTCCACGACGCTCGCCATTCTTGCGCCACCCTCATGCACCTGCGGGGCGTGCCCATCGCAGTTATCGCCGCGTGGCTTGGGCACGCCTCCGCCGCCTTCACCCTGTCGGTGTACGCACACAGCCAGGATGAAGCGTTGCAGGCGGCTGGAGCGAGTTTCAGCCGGGTTGTGACAACTCGTGACACCGAAGCCGGTCCATAG
- a CDS encoding helix-turn-helix transcriptional regulator yields MSWFRSTPESEALLAEERLVLAATEAVHDAMAEKGVNGQQLAALLNVKPSEVSQRLSGKRNLTLRTLAQMLHVLGKEADLTLKRRDDDQKHSGSWEGCAHAFDQLVIAPDARWAGSSKIIAFHLNESFLPPAKGFDNGSVVPQPAGDKYETVGFLRRMVRDENDTTGNLEDSVTC; encoded by the coding sequence ATGAGCTGGTTTCGGAGCACCCCCGAGTCTGAAGCGCTTCTCGCCGAAGAGCGTTTGGTTTTGGCTGCAACCGAAGCTGTCCATGACGCGATGGCTGAGAAGGGCGTCAACGGGCAGCAGTTAGCGGCGCTATTGAACGTGAAGCCAAGCGAAGTGAGTCAGCGGCTCAGCGGCAAGCGGAACCTGACATTACGCACTTTGGCTCAGATGCTGCACGTCCTAGGCAAGGAGGCGGACCTCACACTCAAGCGCCGTGACGACGATCAGAAACATTCCGGCTCGTGGGAGGGGTGTGCCCACGCCTTTGATCAGTTGGTGATAGCGCCCGATGCTCGGTGGGCGGGATCGAGCAAGATCATTGCTTTCCATTTGAATGAATCGTTCTTGCCGCCCGCGAAGGGCTTCGACAATGGATCAGTCGTCCCTCAGCCGGCAGGCGACAAGTACGAAACTGTTGGTTTTCTCCGCAGAATGGTCCGCGACGAGAATGACACCACCGGCAACCTCGAAGATTCTGTCACCTGCTAA
- a CDS encoding AlpA family transcriptional regulator has protein sequence MDLLGAKEVSDITGVPMGTLRYWRHSNIGPASFTLGRRVVYRRAEVLRWISERESATRRGGGDAA, from the coding sequence ATGGATTTGCTAGGAGCGAAGGAAGTTTCGGACATCACTGGAGTTCCGATGGGGACGCTGAGGTACTGGCGGCATTCGAATATTGGCCCGGCGAGTTTCACCTTGGGACGCCGAGTCGTTTATCGGAGGGCCGAGGTATTGCGCTGGATATCGGAGCGAGAGAGCGCAACCCGCCGCGGAGGCGGCGACGCCGCTTAG
- a CDS encoding AlpA family transcriptional regulator translates to MPENDNAPIFLSPWMTREEVADRLRMKKSTLEAWAVTGYGPRFAKFGKHVRYHIDTVIDWENAQVR, encoded by the coding sequence ATGCCAGAGAACGACAATGCGCCGATCTTCTTAAGCCCATGGATGACGCGTGAGGAGGTCGCTGACCGACTCCGCATGAAGAAATCAACCCTCGAAGCCTGGGCGGTAACGGGGTACGGTCCTCGCTTCGCGAAGTTCGGGAAGCACGTCCGGTACCACATCGATACGGTTATCGACTGGGAGAACGCGCAAGTGCGCTAG
- a CDS encoding DUF3024 domain-containing protein: MALPELDVARVQQWCAARVPEHARHQVRVECDVAARHLTIVERRAPWRADYGPDWTSFPIARLRYTATTNTWTLYWRDRHLKFHRYDMIDPTPHIHDVLTEIDHNPSGIFWG; this comes from the coding sequence ATGGCCCTACCCGAACTCGATGTCGCACGCGTGCAACAGTGGTGCGCGGCCAGAGTGCCCGAACATGCGCGTCACCAAGTCCGCGTCGAATGCGACGTCGCTGCCCGGCACCTGACCATCGTCGAACGACGAGCGCCGTGGCGCGCAGACTACGGTCCGGACTGGACCAGTTTCCCGATCGCACGACTGCGCTACACCGCCACCACCAACACCTGGACCCTGTACTGGCGAGACCGACACCTCAAATTTCACCGCTACGACATGATCGACCCCACACCGCACATCCACGATGTGCTCACCGAAATCGACCACAACCCCTCAGGCATCTTCTGGGGCTAA